The Henningerozyma blattae CBS 6284 chromosome 6, complete genome genomic interval TTAGAGCCATTATAAATGAGGGATCAATTTGATCGGACATATCGTAATTGTTGGTTTTCAGTTTTGTTTTCGAGTAATAtttatctattattaactttttttactaCTATATTCAGACATGAATTGAATAGATTGAATCTTTAAAACGTAAAATTAAAGAGAAATTCGGAAAGCGGtaaaatttccaaatttgcattagataaaaaataataataaaaataaaagttgaattattttaatttgaaattaatatttataaatattatatatatacttatgtaaaacaaatatactcgtaaagttaaatttttaaaaaaaaaaattaatatgaGTGAgttaaaattggaaaagatgtcataataatcataataataataataataaatgcaACAACGAAAGACAGTCATTAAAAAAGTGAAAGAAAGACAAAAGAAAAGGCGAATAGAGAGGAGATATAAGCtcctaataaaaattatgacaattaaattaacaTGTAATTAAATTGATATGCAATTGGGGAAAGGGGAGTGAGGGGAAGCTTAAGGTAATTACAATATGTGTTTCAGATATATCATACAATTCCACGTTCTTTTTCTAATCTGGATTTTATTCTTGAATACCAATCATTAATAgattcatttttcttatttaaaGTAACTATCATGCAAGTCATATTATCGAAACCAACACCTGTATTTGCATCCGCTTTTGAAATACCAtgatctaataatttagtaATAACGGAATCGAACTTGAGCCCAATAGtcaaatgatattttatgaattgaattaattgtttGTTATTATAAACATCCCAAATCCCATCACATGCCAGGACTAAAAACTCGTCTTtgttataattaatttcatgAGTTAGAATATCTGGTTCACAAGAGACTTGAGCTTCTTGATATGGAGTAATTCTTTGATTATTACGGAAACCTAATTTTGGAATTGGTTGAGCTGTATTacttgtattatttttaaatttagaacTCTTTACATGAAGAtctacattttttttaaattggaAATCACCAAACGCCCTACTTAATGCTAGGACACCACCTACTCTTCCTAATGATACAGTACCaccattatcattaatacGTAATAATTCTCCTATATGTTGTGGTTTGTGATCAAATGATAATGGTTTGAtacctttatttttagtgGATAAAATACATCTAGAATCACCAATATTTGCCACAAATAAATGAGTATGATCGATTATTACGGAGACAATGGCAGTGGAACCACATTGACTATTTGAATGATATCTATAGAATGCTTTATCTTGTAAATGGAAAGCATCTTTAATACATTGAGCCACTAGACCTTGAATTGTGGCAAATTGTCTTTTACTTGAAGGCTGTAATGTATTTGAATCTGAGAGGTTATTTGTTTCTGTTGTGGAATTGTTGGAATTTGATTTGGTTATAGAAGGACCATTAGTTATAGCTCCATATTTATGATTTTctaaagaataaattatacAACGTGCCAAACTTGGGATTTGTTGTGGTAAATCTGAATTTTTAGCAGAAGTATTATGAGAAGAAGAATCTGCATGTTTGGATGCTATGAAAGTAGAACATTCGGGACCACCATGACCATCACAAACAGCAAAGATCGATATTGGATATGTTACATATTTCATATGGAAGGGATCATAGAGAGTGACATGTGTGTTTGGAGAGGAATAAACAAAATGAGAATCTTCTTGAGTTAATCGATATCCTTGCATGGAACCTGTAGTGACATTGAATCTTGAATGAGGGTCATTATCTTGAATGATCGTTTTCTCCGTTAAAGGATGGGATAATAGTTGACCCATGGTCTGGGAAAGGGCTCTAGTTATTTGAGAgatagtatttttttttctttttaatttattttttttttttttttttgaaatgatagttttatattaaaatactAGAATTCGTATAGGGTCGAAAGCGAAGGGCGAACTCGAACCGAAAGGCAACAGCGAAAAGGgaatagtttaataaagtttgtaatatttataattgtatatagatatatatatatagatatataaagTATATCATTTATGATTAGTTGAAGTGTTATATAACTCATGGACGAAATTTTCACCCCAGAAACCGGAAGTATATTTTGAGATGTatttgtataatttttccCAATTTGCAACCTTCTTTTCTTCTGGTAAAGTTAAAGCTTCATTAATTGCATCAGATAAATCATCGGTATTCCAAGGATTTACAATCAAGGCCCCATTTAGGGATTGAGCTGCACCTGTGAATTCAGATAAGATTAGAGAACCCTTTTTCTCTTGTTGACAAGCGATATATTCGTAAGAGACTAAATTCATACCATCTCTTGTACTTGAAACTAAACAAATATCACTAGCAGCGTACAGTGAGATCAATTCTTCGAAAGGTATTGATTTATGCATGAAATGGATTGGTACGAATTCAACAGTTCCAAATTGACCATTGATTCTACCTACCAATTCATTAACTACGGATCTTAGATATTGGTATTCTTCGACGTCACCTCTAGATGGGACAGCCAGTTGTACTAGAACAACTTTGCCGATCCATTCTGGAtgttcatttaaaaatacttCCATAGCATGCAATTTTTGTGGGACACCCTTAATATAATCCAATCTATCTACACCAACGATAATTTTACAACCATTAAAGGtcttttgtaattgtttaattctttcaataaCTTGAGGTTGTTTTAACCCCTGTGTGAAATTGTCTACATCTATACCGATTGGGAAAGCACCTATGTTTACGAATCTGCCTTGATATTCAACACCATTAGGTAAAGTATTTACATTGAGTACTCTTTGAACGGAGGATAAGAAATGTCTTGCATAATCATAAGTGTGGAAACCTAATAAATCACAACTTAGAACACCTCTAAGGATCTCTTGTCTTACTGGTAAGattctatatatttctgAAGATGGGAATGGGGTATGTAAGAACCAACCTAATTTgacatttttcaaatgttttttttccaattcattTCTAATCAATTGAGGTAATAACATCAAATGATAATCATGAACCCAAACTAAATCGTTATCGTTTGTATGtttcaaaatttctttaGCAAAAGTTCTATTGGCTTCATTATAAGCTAACCAAGCATTTTCATCGAAATTGATTTCACCTGGGTGATAGTGGAAAAGTGGCCAAAGAATGGAATTAGAAAACCCATTATAATGAAGATCAGCAATTTCATCGGATAAAAACACTGGAACTGCATTGAATTGTTCTAGCAAATCTTGACGGACTTGatctttttcatcatctggAATCTCTAGACCTGGCCAACCGAACCATTGGAAAGTGGAAGTTTTTTTAAGCCCTTGTAAAGCAGTGACTAACCCACCAGATGacattttatattcatatttaccagtcttttcatttttattgatgGTGACGGGTAACCTATTGGAAACAACAATGATGTTTCCTAGGGAGTTTGAAACCAGTGATGGTTGAGTAGGAATTGAGGATGTCATGATAAATGTGGAaggtaatatatatatatatatataaatatattaatataatggatttaatgatatagagggtaataataataaaatattaggAATCAAGGTAGGATCTGCGGAAAAAGAAACCTCGAGAATGCCTATACACGGGCTTATATAGACGCGTTAGGGGGGTTTTGAAGGGGAGAAACTGAGGTGGGGTGTTTCTCCAGAGGGTTACCCTGCCGCACAGGGATGAGGTCACGTGGAGTAACTTCGTGCATCTTGAAGGGGTGGaggaatttttttttagcaGAGTGTGCCACTAAATTAGATGTCAGTAATAAAGGTATGGCAAAAACGAGcttttaaaagtaaaaaatgaaataggTTTCTTATTGGAGAGAAACTATTATGGGACGTTAAAGTTAAGAACAAGATCACGTGATACGAAGTTTTCGcgtagaaaaaataaaaaaattgctTTCAACCAGAGTCGAACTGATGTTCTCCACATTACTAGTGTGGCGCCTTACCAACTTGGCCATGAAAGCTCTTATTGTTGTAAATTGTTGTAGACGAGATCGATtttatactcatctacaagttgctaactagaaattatacataacACTGAGCAGCTGCTAGTTGCATCCCTGTGAATATCTGTTCTNNNNNNNNNNNNNNNNNNNNNNNNNNNNNNNNNNNNNNNNNNNNNNNNNNNNNNNNNNNNNNNNNNNNNNNNNNNNNNNNNNNNNNNNNNNNNNNNNNNNTAGCAGCTACATGACCGCTAGAGAAACAGTGGAAACAGAGGTGGTTCTGAAAGCACAATTGACGACACTTTTCACGCCAGGAATCATCCGAGTTACGAGGATGATAAGATGTGGTGTTGTATCGGGAACGAGACGAAACACGGCGAGGAGTAGAGGAAATAGCCATAATGACATCACCATCGGCATCGACCGTAGGGGTGGAAttatcatctaataatgGAGAGATACCAGGGTAGTAACAGCAGTGTTCTGCACGAATAGCCAACTGGGTTGCTTCGTAAAACGAGGATACGGTTCTTAAACGTAAGTCTTTGCGAGTGTTTGGTTTCAACCCTTTAATGAAAAGATTGATTAAAACATCATTACTCAAGGAACGTGGTGGTAGGAGTTTGCGGTAACGGTTAAAGGTTGAAACGTAGGCTTCGATCTTGTCTTTTTGCGTTAACGAGGAAAGCTTCTGAATAACATCATAGGAGTCAAACTTACCTTGGAAGGCTTGTTTAAAAGCCTCTTTGAAGGCGTCAAAGGCCATTTCGGACACATCGTGATTGCCAGAGAAGGTCATGAACCAGTCTAAGGCCGGACCATATAAATTAGCAGCCAAATGACAGATACGTTCATAATCGTTCGTAACACGTTTTACGACAAACTGCACTTCGAGGGATTGCAAAAAACTATGCAACTTGATAATATCTTTACGCTCACCGGTAAAGTCATGAGGAACTTTAATTTCAGCTGGCATGACAGCAACAGGAGAAGACATAGTGACAAAATAACCGAAACAGTGGgataaaacaattataaaaatacgCTACCAGGTGTTGTAAACCAACTTAGGAGTACGATACACTTAAATAGTAACTACCAAAACTTAACttaacaattatattcgtaagttcgaagtattaactggtgttaagttaataagattgttaaGTTAAGTTTTTAGTAGTTGATATTTAAGTGTATCGTACTCCTAAGTTGCTTTACAACAAAATTATTGTATAGTGATCTGGCTGGTATTTTACAGATGACTATAACCCtgattattcttataactATAACTTACTTATCTTATTCTGTGTAATTCTATATAGATGCCTCATGGGCATCGCTTTATATACAAGCGAGTTTACGCGTCGCAACATGTTGACGCGGACGTCTCTGATTTAGTTAGGGCTTGTAAGTTCCTAACCCTTGACACAGTGTACTGAAAGTATCACTATGTCACATAAATTCGACTTTTAGGAGGTAactaagaaatatattgatcAGTAGTAATAGGTGTAAGAGAATATGTTGGAATTGTCAATATTAGGCATAAGATAAAGCTAAGGTGACACAAACAAATAGAGATGAGGCTCGTAGAAGTATAAACAGAGTAGATAATATATAGTATAGAATAGAGAAGATATTCTTGCTTCTTTGCTTGGtgttattttctttttctttttatataaaagaagTCCAAGAAAAGTTCACGATGAGACAGAGAAATCTTGTCCCTTTATATACGATTTATTTGGTGTGCAGACACTtgataattgtaattgattATTAGCAATTAGTCAATTAGTTATCAGTTAGTTGTATTAATTAAGAGATTAATGTTCTTGAATTAGCATTAATAACTTATTAATTCATCTCATACCTGGCTTTTGATACGTGACAGTTCATTTTTATGTGACTTTAGTTTTAGGAATGATGTTTAGAAGTAGTGGTGTAGTGTAGTATTTTCCATAAGTAGTGTAACGATATCGGATATTGATAAGGCTCAATTAGTGTGTATAAGTGGTTGTTCTTTGGAATTGGGCTAATGACGTTGGATCTAAGAAGTTAATTCTTGGTTCTATGTCAACAGTGATTTGCAATCATAGTAATACTATGAGTGCACTATGCTAAGTGTTAGGAGCTGACAAGCTCTAGCTAAATCAGAGAAGTTACTTCAACATGTAACGACGCGTAATCTCGATTGTATATAAAGGCGAGGCTCATGAGGCATCCGTATAGAATTATACAGGATAAAAGATACGCAAGTTATAAGTATAAGAGTACTCAGGGTTACAGTCATCTTTAAAATACTAGTCAGATCACTACATAATAGTTTGTGTTGTTCAaagtttttaattgattagCTTTCTAAAACCGTTAATCTCGCACAAGCATGATATCCGATTGGTGAAATAGGATTATTGTCCATTATTCAACacttaaaatattacttaCATGGACACCAATTTATATTAAGAACGAATCatatatcattattgaCTTATCGTAATAAAAAGAGAACATTCTGCCAGAATCTCACGTTGGCTAGCTTTCTTAGCTGACTTTGATTTTACttaagaatatattaaaggGTCTCTTAATCACGTCTCAGATACCTTAAACAGACCTGCCACGGACAATGAGAGAATTACTACCGAAGTTAATAAAGTTGCAACAATTGAAGATTCGACTATCGTATTTTAATAACCAGCATAGAAAGAATCACTCCAGTTGATTGGTATCTGCTGCAGTTTTGGTACAAGACGTTAAGATTGCATCAGGTGATAAATcgttatttgaaaaataccttaaaaaatttaagttATACAAGGAAGCAATGGCTCGTTACAAGTTTGAAGAacatatattatattatgatGATAGAGTCTGTGTTACTCACTAAATTACTGAACATTTTTTCACGATAATATATTACATGGCAGCCATTTTCGCGAAGTAACTACGATCAATAAACTATACCCTAATTATTCTTGTCCTTCAATGGCGGCCTGTACTTATATCTCAAAGGATGTTTTCAGTGtcaaattatgaaaaaaaaaggatttttttttgggcCTAAGAAGTATGGACAACTGGAACCATTAGCTATTCCACAAGGACGTTGGCTAGAATTGTCTATTGATTTTGTTACCGGACTTCCAAAAAACGATATGATTATGGTTGTAGTAGATAggtttttttaaaagaaccCATTTTTATCACCACTAAAATATCCTTTGAATCCGCTAGTACTCTAGATTTATTTGCTTACCATGGGTTTCCAAGAACCATTGTTTCAGACCGTTATATTAGATTTTCTAGTacgttttttttcaaagaagTTACAAACCATCCGCAGACAGAAAGTGCTAACAAAACATTAGGAAGACTACTACGAAGTTTCTGTTCGCAAGATCATGATCAATgggatatatatattcccCCCCCCCCTCCCTCATCTTCTTGAGTTTGTTTACAACTCTACTTTTCAACGTTCCATTCAAGCTTCATCTTTTGAAGTGGATTTAGGTTATGTTTCAATTGGACCTCTACTGGATATTGGTAATGAGCTGTCGGCTTgaaatttagaattatttaaaaccaTCAAGACTAATTCGTTAAGAACTATTGGTTTTCTAAAACAATATCAAGAAACTATGGAATCTTGGGCTAACGAGTCAAGAATGCCCAATACTTATCAGATCGGTGAATATGTGATGCGTATTTTACTGGGGGAGGGGGAAGATACTTGAAAATTCAACCTATTTTTCCAGGACCATTTAAGACTGTCAAATTAGGTATTAATACAGTTGAACTTGATCTACAATCTTTGTTCAAGAAGCAtagaataattaatattaagtGGATTAAACGATTCATACGGGATAGAGAAAGGTACCCACCCCAAGAATTTACCAAGAACTTCGATTGAAAGATTACAGCGTGCTTCGGAAATAATTGCTGTAATAGGATATGACGTGAACAGTTGAGAATACTATTGTAAATTACGACATACTGATCCGTAATTAAGATGTACTTCTACATTTGAAGAGTTCAACACCCTGACAAGTT includes:
- the TBLA0F03150 gene encoding uncharacterized protein (Ty like retrotransposon) encodes the protein MSSPVAVMPAEIKVPHDFTGERKDIIKLHSFLQSLEVQFVVKRVTNDYERICHLAANLYGPALDWFMTFSGNHDVSEMAFDAFKEAFKQAFQGKFDSYDVIQKLSSLTQKDKIEAYVSTFNRYRKLLPPRSLSNDVLINLFIKGLKPNTRKDLRLRTVSSFYEATQLAIRAEHCCYYPGISPLLDDNSTPTVDADGDVIMAISSTPRRVSSRSRYNTTSYHPRNSDDSWREKCRQLCFQNHLCFHCFSSGHVAA
- the TPS1 gene encoding alpha,alpha-trehalose-phosphate synthase (UDP-forming) TPS1 (similar to Saccharomyces cerevisiae TPS1 (YBR126C); ancestral locus Anc_3.386); amino-acid sequence: MTSSIPTQPSLVSNSLGNIIVVSNRLPVTINKNEKTGKYEYKMSSGGLVTALQGLKKTSTFQWFGWPGLEIPDDEKDQVRQDLLEQFNAVPVFLSDEIADLHYNGFSNSILWPLFHYHPGEINFDENAWLAYNEANRTFAKEILKHTNDNDLVWVHDYHLMLLPQLIRNELEKKHLKNVKLGWFLHTPFPSSEIYRILPVRQEILRGVLSCDLLGFHTYDYARHFLSSVQRVLNVNTLPNGVEYQGRFVNIGAFPIGIDVDNFTQGLKQPQVIERIKQLQKTFNGCKIIVGVDRLDYIKGVPQKLHAMEVFLNEHPEWIGKVVLVQLAVPSRGDVEEYQYLRSVVNELVGRINGQFGTVEFVPIHFMHKSIPFEELISLYAASDICLVSSTRDGMNLVSYEYIACQQEKKGSLILSEFTGAAQSLNGALIVNPWNTDDLSDAINEALTLPEEKKVANWEKLYKYISKYTSGFWGENFVHELYNTSTNHK
- the PTC4 gene encoding type 2C protein phosphatase PTC4 (similar to Saccharomyces cerevisiae PTC4 (YBR125C); ancestral locus Anc_3.385), which codes for MGQLLSHPLTEKTIIQDNDPHSRFNVTTGSMQGYRLTQEDSHFVYSSPNTHVTLYDPFHMKYVTYPISIFAVCDGHGGPECSTFIASKHADSSSHNTSAKNSDLPQQIPSLARCIIYSLENHKYGAITNGPSITKSNSNNSTTETNNLSDSNTLQPSSKRQFATIQGLVAQCIKDAFHLQDKAFYRYHSNSQCGSTAIVSVIIDHTHLFVANIGDSRCILSTKNKGIKPLSFDHKPQHIGELLRINDNGGTVSLGRVGGVLALSRAFGDFQFKKNVDLHVKSSKFKNNTSNTAQPIPKLGFRNNQRITPYQEAQVSCEPDILTHEINYNKDEFLVLACDGIWDVYNNKQLIQFIKYHLTIGLKFDSVITKLLDHGISKADANTGVGFDNMTCMIVTLNKKNESINDWYSRIKSRLEKERGIV